One genomic region from Ovis canadensis isolate MfBH-ARS-UI-01 breed Bighorn chromosome 24, ARS-UI_OviCan_v2, whole genome shotgun sequence encodes:
- the LOC138428870 gene encoding cardiotrophin-2-like produces the protein MGYHLLAPFCLLALLLPPLPLGAPMSTAESVKQAYNLALHMQTQTSTLLQTYLQHQSTPFSDPDFSLPELKLRTLPPTAMHFENWHGLEDAVRLSLTHEAFLSFSQHLLLAIVDQSNLNPDNSMVENQLWEERLKAKGLAGNLAGIMTTLGLPTPPANPPLGTVPLGNTAFQKKCRGYVIVRDYGLWTDRVVTFLGEKEAEEGKDPFLALGRAAKGAQARHWGRQQRQGLWLEDGKVSGTHQNPGRRNSWQLSPHS, from the exons CCCCCTTCTGCCTGCTGGCCCTGCTGCTGCCCCCTCTCCCTTTGGGAGCCCCCATGTCCACAGCCGAGTCTGTCAAGCAAGCCTATAACCTGGCGCTCCACATGCAGACGCAGACTTCCACCCTGCTGCAGACTTAC CTCCAGCACCAAAGCACTCCCTTTAGTGATCCCGACTTCTCACTCCCCGAACTCAAGCTCAGAACCCTGCCTCCAACTGCCATGCACTTCGAGAACTGGCATGGCCTAGAAGATGCAGTACGTCTGAGCCTCACCCACGAGGCCTTCTTGTCCTTCAGCCAGCACCTCCTGCTTGCGATCGTTGACCAGAGTAACCTGAACCCTGACAATTCCATGGTGGAGAATCAGCTTTGGGAAGAAAGACTCAAGGCCAAAGGCCTAGCGGGCAACTTGGCTGGCATCATGACTACCCTGGGCCTGCCCACCCCCCCAGCAAACCCACCCCTCGGTACTGTCCCCTTAGGGAACACGGCCTTCCAGAAGAAGTGTCGAGGATATGTAATAGTCCGGGACTATGGCCTTTGGACAGACCGAGTTGTGACTTTCTTGG GTGAAAAGGAGGCCGAAGAAGGCAAGGACCCATTCCTGGCTCTGGGGAGGGCGGCCAAGGGGGCCCAAGCTCGACACTGGGGGCGTCAGCAACGCCAAGGGCTGTGGCTGGAGGATGGCAAGGTCAGCGGGACCCACCAGAACCCTGGCCGGCGAAACTCCTGGCAGCTCTCCCCCCACTCCTAG
- the LOC138428869 gene encoding cardiotrophin-2-like, which produces MSELAGEVRDLVLTSDFFLPAPFCLLALLLPPLPLGAPVSTAESVKQAYNLALHLQRQTSTLLQTYLQHQGTPFSDPDFSLPELSLSTLPDTEMFFETWHGLEDEVRLSLIQEAFWSFSQHLRLVMLDQDDLNHGNSIIEDQLWKARLKAKSLAGNLADIMTALGVTTPPANTHLSNVPLGDTAFQKRCRGYVIIRDFGFWTDRAVTFLGELKDKYSQ; this is translated from the exons ATGAGCGAATTGGCAGGGGAGGTCAGGGACTTGGTGCTGACCTCTGATTTCTTCCTGCCAGCCCCCTTCTGCCTGCTGGCCCTGCTGCTGCCCCCTCTCCCTTTGGGAGCCCCCGTGTCCACAGCCGAGTCTGTCAAGCAAGCCTATAACCTGGCACTCCACTTGCAGAGGCAGACTTCCACCCTGCTGCAGACTTAC CTCCAGCACCAAGGCACTCCCTTTAGTGATCCCGACTTCTCACTCCCTGAACTCTCGCTCAGTACCCTGCCTGATACCGAAATGTTCTTCGAGACCTGGCATGGCCTGGAAGATGAAGTACGTCTGAGCCTCATCCAGGAGGCCTTCTGGTCCTTCAGCCAGCACCTCCGGCTTGTGATGCTTGACCAGGATGACCTCAACCATGGCAATTCCATCATAGAGGATCAGCTTTGGAAAGCAAGACTCAAGGCCAAAAGCCTAGCGGGCAACTTGGCTGACATCATGACTGCCCTGGGCGTGACCACACCCCCAGCAAACACCCACCTCAGTAATGTCCCCTTAGGGGACACGGCTTTCCAGAAGAGGTGTCGAGGGTATGTAATAATCCGGGACTTCGGCTTTTGGACAGACCGAGCTGTGACTTTCTTGGGTGAGCTCAAGGACAAATACTCTCAATAG